One genomic segment of Terriglobia bacterium includes these proteins:
- a CDS encoding DUF2461 domain-containing protein produces the protein MERRFPGFPQETLRFLRQLSRNNNREWFQAHRELYEEKVKAPMIGLVLALGGALQVFAPELVADPRRAIFRIYRDTRFTQDKSPYKTQIAAVFVPRGIPKHRGAALYFHISPEEVLIAGGIYMPAPVDLRAIRRHIAVHSDEIRKIISNREFKKIFGRLEGEQLTRAPREFPPDHPAIDLLRYKQYLVSITHPPQFAEDPRLFSRILTSFTAMMPLVRFLNIPLKADTASLSPDSR, from the coding sequence ATGGAGAGAAGATTCCCTGGCTTTCCACAGGAAACGTTGAGGTTCTTGCGCCAGTTGTCCCGCAATAACAACCGCGAGTGGTTTCAGGCTCACAGGGAGCTCTATGAAGAGAAGGTAAAGGCACCGATGATCGGCCTGGTGCTGGCCTTGGGAGGGGCCCTGCAAGTCTTTGCTCCCGAACTGGTCGCTGATCCGAGGCGCGCCATCTTCCGCATATACCGCGATACACGATTCACCCAGGACAAGAGCCCATATAAGACCCAAATAGCGGCTGTATTCGTGCCTCGAGGAATTCCGAAGCATCGCGGCGCTGCTCTCTATTTCCACATTTCTCCTGAGGAGGTACTGATCGCCGGCGGGATCTATATGCCGGCCCCGGTGGATTTGAGAGCTATCCGACGGCACATCGCCGTGCACTCGGACGAGATCAGAAAGATCATCAGCAACCGTGAATTCAAGAAGATCTTCGGCAGGCTTGAAGGGGAACAACTGACGCGGGCGCCACGGGAGTTTCCGCCGGATCATCCGGCCATTGACTTGCTGCGCTACAAGCAGTACCTGGTTTCAATCACGCATCCGCCGCAGTTTGCCGAAGACCCAAGGCTCTTTTCCCGGATCCTCACGTCATTTACGGCGATGATGCCGTTGGTCCGTTTCCTGAACATCCCGCTCAAAGCAGACACTGCCTCCCTTTCCCCCGACAGCAGATGA
- a CDS encoding CapA family protein → MKIAGTLFICLLLALSLFAQSGGTVATFALTGDSLITQKISVFDEREFTRLIDAIRKADVAFTNLEMLFHDYEPFPSTESGGTYMRADPAILKDIIWAGFDMVGMANNHTVDYGVEGLRINLRHVKESGLVHAGVGEDLVRARAPGYLDSRIGRVALISCASTFPSFGMAGPARPPVRGRPGLNPLRFTTTYRLDTEGMMSLRAVMSEMGGRRGGQGNTINFLGNRFELADQPGVITAPNEQDLSEITAAIKAAKKQADWVVISVHCHESIPGEREKPPQFLEVFAHAAIEAGADMFAGSGPHVLRGIEIYKGKPIFYSLANFIFENETLDFFPAENYLPLGLGPDATPADFNDRRYRNDTTGFPADEKIWQSVVAFPSFRAGIVEKIELWPIVLGQKKPRSQRGRPVLAEGPAALQILQHLSDLSAPYGTKIAIRNDRGTILP, encoded by the coding sequence ATGAAGATCGCGGGAACGCTTTTCATATGCCTTTTGTTGGCTCTGTCTCTGTTTGCGCAATCGGGGGGCACGGTTGCGACCTTCGCCCTCACGGGAGACTCGCTGATCACTCAGAAGATCTCGGTATTCGATGAACGGGAGTTTACCAGGCTGATCGACGCCATCCGCAAAGCCGATGTGGCCTTCACCAACCTCGAAATGCTCTTCCATGACTACGAGCCGTTTCCTTCCACGGAGAGCGGCGGCACCTACATGCGCGCAGATCCCGCGATTCTAAAGGACATAATCTGGGCTGGATTCGACATGGTCGGGATGGCCAACAATCACACGGTGGACTATGGGGTCGAGGGACTGCGCATCAATCTCCGCCATGTGAAGGAATCAGGCCTGGTTCACGCCGGAGTGGGTGAAGATCTGGTGCGAGCGCGGGCACCCGGTTATCTGGACTCCCGCATCGGCCGCGTCGCCCTGATTTCCTGTGCTTCAACCTTCCCGTCGTTCGGCATGGCGGGACCGGCTCGGCCACCCGTGCGGGGGCGCCCCGGTCTCAACCCATTGCGCTTCACGACGACCTACCGGCTCGACACGGAAGGAATGATGTCGCTGCGCGCGGTGATGAGCGAGATGGGAGGGCGCAGGGGCGGGCAGGGAAACACGATCAACTTCCTGGGCAACCGATTCGAGCTGGCGGACCAGCCTGGCGTCATCACCGCTCCCAACGAACAGGACCTCAGTGAGATTACTGCCGCAATCAAGGCGGCCAAGAAACAGGCGGATTGGGTCGTGATTTCGGTCCATTGCCACGAATCGATCCCGGGCGAGCGGGAGAAGCCGCCTCAATTCCTGGAAGTCTTCGCCCACGCGGCCATCGAGGCTGGCGCCGACATGTTTGCCGGGAGCGGTCCGCACGTTCTCCGAGGCATCGAAATTTACAAAGGCAAGCCCATCTTCTACAGCCTGGCCAATTTCATTTTTGAAAACGAAACGCTCGATTTCTTCCCCGCAGAGAACTACCTGCCACTGGGCCTGGGGCCGGATGCCACCCCGGCCGATTTCAACGACCGGCGCTATCGAAACGACACCACGGGATTTCCCGCTGACGAAAAGATCTGGCAGTCGGTGGTGGCGTTCCCGTCATTTCGCGCCGGCATAGTCGAGAAGATCGAGCTGTGGCCAATCGTGCTGGGGCAGAAGAAACCCCGCTCGCAGCGCGGCAGGCCGGTATTGGCGGAGGGACCGGCCGCCCTGCAGATTCTGCAGCATCTGTCGGATCTTTCCGCCCCATACGGGACCAAAATCGCCATTCGCAACGACCGCGGCACTATCCTGCCGTGA
- a CDS encoding DUF169 domain-containing protein, with amino-acid sequence MRSTIAEAIELETQPVALLWADKAPEGATRFKPQRWGCVVSLFAAAATHGRTGAFDRQTYGCWGGGVGLGFGNQYLNFPGGVDCFCRFLSDGNEGSEQGSAIGGQMKAAGWGRMADDFLKGERYIKDPECTRRFLEALPMREIPAEFVVVKPLAQTDPERENVKNVTFFVDPDRLSALVILANYARPGADNVIIPWAAACQVAGICSYRELEGDHPRGLVGMTDISARRNVRASLGEHVLSFTAPWRLFQEMERNVEGSFLQRETWRALRGRQA; translated from the coding sequence ATGAGGAGCACTATTGCAGAGGCGATCGAGTTGGAGACACAGCCGGTCGCGTTGTTATGGGCGGACAAAGCACCCGAAGGCGCAACCCGGTTCAAGCCGCAGCGGTGGGGGTGCGTCGTCAGCCTCTTTGCGGCTGCCGCAACTCATGGGCGCACCGGCGCCTTTGACCGACAGACTTACGGCTGCTGGGGCGGAGGCGTCGGCCTGGGATTCGGCAACCAGTACTTGAATTTCCCCGGCGGCGTGGATTGTTTCTGCCGATTCCTGTCGGACGGCAACGAGGGCTCGGAGCAGGGGAGCGCCATCGGCGGGCAAATGAAGGCCGCAGGTTGGGGGCGCATGGCGGATGATTTCCTCAAGGGCGAGCGCTACATCAAGGATCCCGAATGCACGCGCCGGTTCCTCGAGGCTCTGCCGATGCGCGAGATCCCGGCCGAATTCGTCGTCGTCAAGCCGCTCGCTCAAACCGATCCCGAGCGCGAAAATGTCAAGAACGTGACTTTCTTCGTCGATCCCGACCGTCTGTCGGCTCTGGTAATTCTGGCCAATTATGCCAGGCCGGGTGCGGATAATGTCATCATTCCCTGGGCTGCGGCATGCCAGGTGGCGGGTATTTGTAGCTATCGTGAGCTCGAGGGCGACCATCCGCGTGGCCTGGTCGGCATGACCGACATCTCGGCGCGCAGGAACGTCCGTGCCTCCCTTGGGGAACACGTCCTGTCGTTTACCGCACCATGGCGGCTCTTTCAGGAAATGGAGCGCAACGTCGAGGGAAGTTTTCTCCAGCGCGAGACCTGGCGCGC
- a CDS encoding FtsX-like permease family protein produces MAVAPRPMLTIDERLGQQMRPQQFGVFVLGALGTIAVILTVLGIYVLAESMAIQRQREMGIRAALGACGRHLALLVLTETAWLVGFGLSAGLLLAWLGASLIRAFLFRVQPLDPATIGVVAAVILTLALAVSLRPARRAARVDLARVLREE; encoded by the coding sequence ATGGCGGTAGCGCCACGGCCGATGCTCACGATCGATGAGCGGCTGGGGCAGCAGATGCGTCCACAGCAGTTTGGCGTGTTCGTGCTGGGCGCCCTCGGCACAATCGCAGTGATCCTCACCGTCCTCGGCATCTACGTGCTAGCGGAGTCAATGGCAATACAGCGACAGCGGGAGATGGGGATTCGTGCCGCGCTCGGCGCATGCGGGCGGCACCTTGCCCTGCTCGTCCTCACGGAAACCGCGTGGCTGGTCGGATTCGGCCTGTCGGCCGGCCTGCTGCTAGCCTGGCTGGGGGCGTCTCTCATTCGCGCCTTCCTGTTCCGCGTCCAACCGCTGGATCCGGCAACCATCGGAGTTGTCGCCGCAGTGATTCTCACGCTCGCGCTCGCCGTCAGCCTCCGGCCTGCCCGGCGCGCTGCCCGTGTAGATCTCGCACGCGTGCTTAGAGAGGAGTGA
- a CDS encoding patatin-like phospholipase family protein, giving the protein MLTVSKRRALRIFQTLMLMQFFSAVTLPAQGVTQPRKRIGLALSGGGARGAAHIGVLKVLEREGIKIDCIAGTSFGSIVGGLFAAGYSADEIETFITANWQDIFSNQPERARAPLLQGQNLRQLAHLNLQGLNPSLPLGFLGGQKLTELLNQYTLESMLAAGYDFDRLPIPFRAVATDLLTGAPYIFKRGSLSEAIRASISQPVIFTPVNKDGMLLVDGGLADNLPADIPAEMGADIVIAVDVTSPSLEVEEVRNAFNVIDQSLGLLTQQTVRPHDKYAQLVVRPDLNGYFHTSYARMPEIIQRGVSAAEANIDKIRALVGPENLNVVERRRPAVVNTIIDSITFETTSRSRLQKIPTSYFLRQIASRPGDKIVPEKLSIDIARLYATGMFEKVDYECQLVGENRYSLIYHLTESSPNSLGVSLRYDREYRLQALTEFSARDLFGTTSYGTFSGRFGETGYETVSLRLIYPKLPFLFLEPQGQILTRERFERSVQQGTAPYVDKRGGAQLMLGMRRLGRFEASVGYRFEMERFVPKDVSHPNVPRYNLSGLRMHVRRDTLDAQEFPRSGMNLEFQVDSRSPKFGADVSYNVVQADFQQHFSPTGKTTITLRLAGLKSGGALPPFERAYLGGYGFSDSGSYRLVGFERDELVVPKMAIAGVGYRYQLFAQPLSFMSRGYLSVEYNLAGIGKQPGITIYAGTVHGGAVGLVFDTMLGPVRLAAGIGQAGKLRLYLSLGPSF; this is encoded by the coding sequence ATGCTGACCGTCTCGAAACGAAGGGCATTGAGGATTTTTCAGACGCTGATGCTCATGCAGTTCTTCTCCGCTGTTACGCTGCCGGCCCAGGGCGTGACGCAACCACGCAAGCGCATAGGCCTGGCCCTCAGCGGCGGTGGGGCTCGAGGCGCCGCCCACATCGGGGTCCTCAAGGTGCTGGAGCGCGAAGGGATAAAGATCGATTGCATCGCCGGCACCAGCTTCGGCTCGATCGTCGGAGGACTCTTCGCGGCCGGCTACTCTGCCGATGAGATCGAGACATTTATTACGGCGAACTGGCAAGATATCTTCAGCAATCAGCCGGAGAGGGCCAGAGCGCCATTATTGCAGGGCCAGAACCTGCGCCAGCTTGCCCACTTGAACCTGCAGGGGCTCAATCCCAGCCTGCCGCTGGGATTCCTGGGAGGGCAGAAGCTGACCGAGTTGCTCAACCAATACACGCTCGAGTCCATGCTGGCCGCCGGCTATGATTTCGATCGGCTGCCGATACCGTTTCGAGCGGTGGCCACGGATCTGCTGACGGGAGCGCCTTACATCTTCAAGCGCGGCAGTTTGAGCGAGGCGATCCGCGCCTCGATCTCCCAACCCGTCATATTCACGCCGGTGAACAAAGATGGCATGCTGCTGGTGGATGGAGGCCTGGCCGACAACCTGCCTGCGGATATACCTGCGGAAATGGGCGCCGACATCGTGATCGCGGTGGATGTCACCTCGCCGAGTCTGGAGGTCGAGGAGGTTCGCAATGCGTTCAACGTGATCGATCAATCCCTCGGGCTGCTCACCCAGCAGACCGTAAGGCCACACGACAAGTATGCCCAGTTGGTGGTGCGTCCCGATCTGAACGGCTATTTCCACACCAGCTACGCGCGCATGCCCGAGATCATCCAGCGCGGCGTTTCCGCCGCCGAAGCCAACATTGACAAGATCCGCGCACTGGTCGGCCCGGAGAATCTGAACGTGGTCGAAAGGAGACGTCCCGCCGTCGTCAATACGATCATTGACTCGATCACCTTCGAGACCACCTCCCGCTCCCGGCTCCAGAAGATCCCGACATCCTATTTCCTCCGGCAGATCGCGAGCAGGCCCGGCGACAAGATCGTACCCGAAAAACTCAGCATCGACATCGCGCGCCTTTATGCCACGGGAATGTTCGAAAAGGTCGATTATGAATGTCAGCTCGTTGGGGAAAACCGCTACAGCCTCATTTATCACCTGACGGAGTCGAGCCCGAACAGTCTCGGCGTCAGCCTGCGCTACGACCGAGAATACAGGCTTCAGGCGCTGACGGAGTTCAGCGCGCGCGACCTCTTTGGCACTACTTCCTACGGCACCTTCTCGGGCCGGTTCGGGGAAACCGGATACGAGACCGTCTCACTGCGGCTGATATATCCGAAGCTGCCCTTTCTCTTCCTTGAGCCACAAGGGCAGATCTTGACGCGAGAGCGTTTCGAGCGAAGCGTCCAGCAAGGTACCGCGCCATACGTGGACAAACGCGGCGGGGCACAACTCATGCTTGGCATGAGGCGGCTCGGACGCTTTGAGGCCTCGGTAGGATACCGATTTGAGATGGAGAGGTTCGTGCCCAAAGATGTGAGTCATCCGAATGTCCCAAGGTACAACCTCAGCGGGCTGCGGATGCACGTCCGCCGGGATACGCTCGACGCGCAGGAGTTTCCACGTTCCGGGATGAACCTGGAATTCCAGGTCGACAGCCGCTCCCCGAAGTTCGGCGCGGACGTGAGCTACAATGTGGTTCAGGCTGATTTCCAGCAGCATTTCTCACCGACCGGCAAGACGACGATCACGCTTCGCCTGGCGGGATTGAAATCGGGCGGCGCGCTTCCCCCCTTTGAGAGAGCCTACCTGGGTGGATACGGATTTTCCGACAGCGGTTCGTACCGGCTCGTTGGTTTTGAGCGCGACGAACTGGTTGTTCCAAAGATGGCGATTGCCGGAGTGGGATATCGTTACCAGCTCTTCGCCCAACCCTTGAGCTTCATGAGCCGTGGGTACCTGTCCGTGGAATACAACCTGGCTGGAATCGGCAAGCAGCCCGGAATCACCATTTATGCCGGGACAGTCCACGGCGGCGCCGTCGGTTTGGTGTTCGACACGATGCTCGGCCCCGTGCGCCTGGCCGCAGGCATCGGTCAGGCAGGGAAGCTGAGACTCTACCTCTCTTTGGGCCCGTCCTTCTAA
- a CDS encoding acyl-CoA dehydratase activase-related protein yields MRANCSSGRVADVIDCTARNDDLCCPAPEDSDAHAVSASPERFVGVDIGAETIKAVELVREDGLLRTVRRVIEEHAKDPGPALLRIFRDWDWSQVQGAAVCGRLSRHVNLPRVPTKQAMTYGYRFLFGDQPGTIVSLGNHGFCVLELRASGMQVLRENSRCAQGTGNFLRQLVERFALSIEEASELCADVDNPAPLSGRCPVILKTDMTHLANKGEERARILAGLFDAVCQNVFTLIKPGIAPPDVALIGGVSRSRRVQRVFAEFLDKNGMTLRPLSLDDALFLEAIGAAVAASTAGRGVADLDQLLAAPAGAHLEKLPALSESLHMVRRREPFPMALRNGKPLDLILGFDIGSTGSKLVALDVASSETAWEGYQRTSGDPVGAAQALLGRFLDEHGNEDRIVGLGVTGSGREIVGSLLLSCYGESCVFILNEIAAHAQGAMHYDARVDTIFEIGGQDAKYIRLEEGRIIDSAMNEACSAGTGSFIEEQGQRFAGYRDVIQLGQEAVAAGHGVSLGQHCSVFMAEIIDEAVAAGVDQKSIIAGLYDSIVQNYLHRVKGNRSIGKVIFCQGMPFSSDALAAAVARQTGSEVIVPPNPGTVGALGIALLAQRALRWRENAPSQPTRFLEACIEEKETFVCKSTRGCGGAGNLCKIDAIRTVVAGKQQRFSWGGACSLYDKATRKKKLPDLSPDPFREREDLARELIRRFLERRGFRTVAITDEFILKGLLPFFVAFLYELGLDPLLTTEADQATLKRGIREANIPFCAPMQLYHGIAGRMSEESGDFVFLPMLRGIPRDNGERDAVTCPIVQGSSDILLWNLKYKCAGKILTPVIDVGHNNLRSAEFLESCERLAGELGAGDHAWPRAHEAALAVQQQFDEGCMEIGARALRFCSERRLPAIVVLGRPYTIYNTVLNSNVPAVLREQGMLAIPLDCYPVSKDVPTFDGMYWGFGQRILRAAHQVRRSPGIYAVYCSNYSCGPDSFNLHFCSYIMEGKPFAVIETDGHSGDAGTKTRIEAFLYCVAEDLKHRGGEKPANDFLQLQLKPMGLMEVRPDETLLVAGLGAGSAVAAAAFRGLGLRAELLPEPGAGMLKLGRRYTSGKECVPMCLILGSLLGRLEREKNTRNRFVILMPGARGPCRFGVYNLLNQVTLERLGWQDRIRIYAPEDSDYFERTPPGFPGLFLSAIVASDLLLAALHETRPAEIRPGAAAAVYERYMRELEALVERETAKGPSMADVIWQVTSGRLFGVARLMRSATAEFARNRGNADLPVVAVVGEIYVRLNPFANDSIIEKLEKNGIRARLAPLGEWLEYADYMGKLTRSRQGWSEQLRSALQRRIMAVAAGIFADRMGGHFHTPVPESLAAAGPYIRKDLLGEAAITLGYALSEWRKNRVDGIVNLGPLECMPTKIAEAQFFHVAEQDKALVLTLPVNGDPLDPQLIENFSFEVRSRHQRRRAEVRDHQ; encoded by the coding sequence ATGCGCGCAAATTGCTCATCGGGTCGGGTGGCGGACGTGATTGATTGCACGGCAAGAAACGACGATCTTTGCTGTCCGGCGCCGGAAGACTCCGATGCGCATGCCGTATCAGCCTCGCCTGAGCGCTTCGTCGGCGTCGACATCGGCGCGGAGACCATCAAGGCCGTAGAACTGGTGCGCGAGGATGGATTGCTGCGCACGGTCAGGCGTGTGATCGAAGAGCACGCAAAGGATCCCGGGCCGGCTCTTTTGCGCATCTTCAGGGATTGGGACTGGAGCCAGGTGCAAGGCGCGGCAGTCTGCGGGCGGCTCAGCCGCCATGTGAATCTCCCCCGCGTGCCCACCAAGCAAGCCATGACCTACGGCTATCGTTTCCTCTTCGGCGACCAGCCGGGGACTATCGTCTCCCTCGGCAACCACGGCTTTTGCGTCCTGGAGCTGCGGGCCAGCGGAATGCAAGTGCTCAGGGAGAACAGCCGCTGTGCCCAGGGCACGGGCAATTTTCTCAGGCAGCTTGTAGAGCGATTCGCGCTCTCGATCGAGGAGGCTTCCGAGCTCTGCGCCGATGTGGATAACCCGGCCCCGCTCTCGGGCCGTTGCCCCGTCATCCTGAAAACCGACATGACGCACCTGGCCAACAAGGGCGAAGAGAGGGCCAGGATCCTGGCGGGATTGTTCGATGCGGTCTGCCAGAACGTCTTTACACTGATCAAGCCGGGGATTGCTCCACCGGATGTCGCTCTGATCGGTGGGGTGAGCCGGTCACGGCGCGTCCAGAGGGTTTTCGCGGAGTTTCTCGACAAGAACGGCATGACCTTGCGGCCGCTTTCGCTGGACGACGCGCTTTTCCTCGAGGCCATAGGAGCGGCTGTCGCGGCCTCGACCGCTGGACGGGGCGTTGCGGATCTCGATCAACTCCTTGCCGCTCCGGCCGGGGCGCACCTGGAAAAACTGCCCGCCCTGTCGGAGTCCTTGCACATGGTCAGGAGGCGGGAGCCATTCCCCATGGCACTCCGCAACGGCAAACCGCTGGATCTGATCCTCGGCTTCGACATCGGTTCCACCGGATCCAAACTGGTCGCGCTGGATGTCGCGAGCTCGGAGACCGCCTGGGAAGGCTACCAAAGGACGAGCGGCGATCCGGTCGGCGCCGCCCAGGCGCTGCTGGGCCGCTTCCTTGACGAGCATGGGAACGAAGACAGGATCGTGGGCCTCGGCGTTACCGGAAGCGGGCGCGAGATCGTCGGCTCCCTCCTGCTTTCATGCTATGGCGAAAGCTGCGTCTTCATCCTGAATGAGATCGCGGCCCATGCGCAGGGTGCCATGCACTACGATGCGCGGGTGGATACGATCTTTGAGATCGGCGGGCAGGATGCCAAATACATCCGCCTGGAAGAGGGCCGGATCATCGACAGCGCCATGAACGAGGCGTGCAGCGCCGGAACGGGTTCATTCATCGAGGAGCAGGGGCAGCGTTTCGCGGGTTACCGTGATGTCATCCAGCTCGGCCAGGAAGCGGTCGCGGCCGGCCACGGGGTTTCGCTGGGGCAACACTGCTCCGTGTTCATGGCGGAGATCATCGATGAAGCGGTTGCCGCCGGTGTCGATCAGAAGTCCATCATCGCCGGCCTCTACGACTCGATCGTCCAGAACTACCTTCATCGGGTGAAGGGCAATCGTTCGATTGGAAAGGTCATCTTCTGCCAGGGAATGCCTTTTTCATCCGATGCACTGGCAGCCGCCGTGGCCAGGCAGACCGGCAGCGAGGTGATCGTGCCCCCGAATCCCGGCACGGTCGGAGCCCTGGGAATCGCTCTGCTCGCGCAGCGGGCGCTGCGCTGGCGCGAAAATGCGCCCTCGCAGCCGACCCGTTTCCTGGAAGCGTGCATTGAAGAGAAGGAAACCTTCGTTTGCAAATCGACACGGGGGTGCGGCGGCGCAGGGAACCTGTGCAAGATCGATGCCATCCGCACCGTTGTGGCCGGGAAACAACAGCGCTTCTCGTGGGGTGGCGCCTGCTCTCTCTACGACAAGGCGACCAGGAAGAAAAAACTCCCCGACCTGTCTCCGGATCCATTTCGGGAGCGCGAGGATCTGGCGCGTGAGTTGATAAGGCGCTTCCTTGAGCGGCGAGGCTTCCGGACCGTCGCCATCACGGATGAGTTCATACTCAAGGGGCTGCTGCCCTTCTTTGTCGCTTTCCTGTACGAGCTGGGGCTGGATCCCCTGTTGACCACGGAGGCCGACCAGGCCACGCTCAAGCGCGGCATCCGTGAGGCGAACATCCCCTTCTGCGCGCCGATGCAGCTCTATCACGGCATCGCCGGCAGGATGTCCGAAGAGTCCGGCGATTTTGTCTTCCTGCCGATGTTGCGCGGCATTCCGCGCGACAACGGCGAGAGAGACGCCGTCACCTGCCCGATCGTCCAGGGCAGCAGCGACATTCTGCTGTGGAATCTCAAATACAAGTGCGCCGGCAAAATATTGACCCCGGTGATCGACGTGGGCCACAACAACCTGCGCTCCGCGGAATTCCTCGAGAGCTGCGAGCGCCTCGCCGGAGAGTTGGGCGCCGGAGACCATGCGTGGCCCAGGGCGCACGAGGCCGCCCTGGCCGTCCAGCAACAGTTCGATGAAGGCTGTATGGAGATCGGCGCCAGGGCCCTGCGTTTCTGCTCTGAACGCCGTTTGCCCGCCATCGTGGTCTTGGGACGCCCTTACACGATCTACAACACGGTGCTGAATTCCAACGTGCCGGCGGTTCTGCGCGAGCAGGGGATGCTGGCCATCCCGCTGGACTGCTATCCCGTCAGCAAGGACGTGCCTACTTTCGACGGTATGTATTGGGGCTTCGGCCAAAGGATTCTCCGGGCCGCCCACCAGGTCCGGCGTTCCCCGGGAATCTATGCAGTTTACTGCAGCAACTACTCGTGCGGACCCGACAGCTTCAATCTGCACTTCTGCAGCTACATCATGGAAGGGAAGCCTTTCGCTGTAATCGAGACCGACGGGCACTCCGGCGACGCCGGCACCAAGACCAGGATTGAAGCCTTTCTCTATTGCGTCGCCGAGGATCTCAAGCATCGGGGCGGAGAGAAGCCTGCCAACGACTTCCTCCAGCTCCAGCTCAAGCCGATGGGCCTGATGGAGGTTCGTCCGGACGAAACCCTCCTGGTCGCGGGCCTGGGTGCGGGGTCGGCGGTGGCCGCAGCCGCATTTCGCGGCCTGGGGCTGCGCGCCGAACTCCTGCCCGAGCCGGGTGCCGGAATGCTGAAGCTTGGACGCCGTTACACCTCCGGCAAAGAATGCGTCCCAATGTGCCTGATTCTGGGCAGCCTGCTCGGACGCCTTGAAAGGGAGAAAAACACCCGGAACCGATTTGTGATATTGATGCCGGGCGCCCGTGGTCCGTGCCGGTTCGGCGTGTACAACCTGCTGAACCAGGTCACGCTGGAGCGGCTCGGCTGGCAGGATCGCATCCGCATCTATGCTCCCGAAGATTCCGACTACTTCGAAAGAACGCCACCGGGTTTCCCGGGCTTGTTCCTGAGCGCGATCGTCGCTTCCGATCTGCTCCTGGCGGCTCTTCACGAGACCCGCCCAGCCGAGATCCGGCCCGGCGCCGCCGCCGCTGTCTACGAACGTTATATGCGTGAACTGGAGGCGCTGGTGGAGAGAGAGACCGCCAAGGGCCCGTCCATGGCGGACGTGATCTGGCAGGTGACCTCGGGGCGGCTTTTCGGGGTGGCGCGCCTGATGCGTAGTGCCACGGCGGAGTTCGCCCGGAATCGAGGGAATGCGGACCTGCCCGTGGTTGCAGTGGTGGGCGAGATCTATGTGCGTCTCAACCCCTTTGCCAATGATTCCATCATCGAGAAGCTGGAGAAGAACGGCATCCGCGCCCGCCTGGCGCCGCTCGGCGAGTGGCTCGAATATGCCGATTACATGGGAAAGCTGACGAGAAGCCGGCAAGGGTGGTCGGAGCAGCTCCGGAGCGCCTTGCAGCGCCGCATCATGGCGGTGGCAGCCGGGATTTTCGCGGACCGGATGGGCGGCCACTTTCACACCCCGGTGCCTGAGTCGCTTGCCGCGGCCGGCCCTTACATACGCAAGGACCTCCTTGGTGAAGCGGCCATCACCCTTGGTTACGCTCTGTCCGAATGGCGCAAGAACCGGGTCGACGGGATCGTCAATCTCGGGCCGCTGGAGTGCATGCCCACGAAAATCGCCGAGGCTCAGTTCTTCCACGTCGCGGAGCAGGACAAAGCGCTGGTGCTCACGCTGCCCGTCAACGGGGATCCGCTGGACCCGCAGCTGATCGAGAACTTCTCGTTCGAGGTCCGTTCCCGCCACCAGCGCCGCCGCGCCGAAGTGCGGGATCATCAGTGA